The genome window TTCGTTCTTATTCCCATTCGATGGTAGCGGGGGGCTTGGAGCTGATATCGTAAACGACGCGGTTCACTCCTTTTACCCGGTTAATGATTTGGTTCGAAATTCGTGCCAGAAACTCGTAGGGCAAGTGTACCCAATCGGCGGTCATTCCGTCCGTGGATTCCACAGCCCTGAGCGCTACTGCATTCTCATAGGTGCGCTCGTCGCCCATGACCCCTACACTATTCACGGTGCTAAGCAGCATCGCTCCGGCCTGCCACACGTCGTTGTACAGTCCGTCGTTTTTGAGTCCACTGATGAAAATGTGATCTACCTCTTGCAAGGTTGCCACCTTCTCGGGTGTGATCTCACCGAGGATACGAATGGCCAATCCCGGTCCGGGGAAAGGGTGACGGCCGAGCAGTTCTTCATTGATGCCCAGCGTGCGGCCAACGCGTCGCACCTCATCTTTGAACAGGGTATTCAGTGGCTCCACGACCTTGAGTTTCACGAAGTCGGGTAAGCCACCGACGTTGTGGTGACTCTTGATGGTCGCTGATGGTCCTTTAACACTTACCGACTCGATCACATCGGGGTAAATCGTTCCTTGGCCCAACCACTTCACGTTTTCGATCTTGTGCGCTTCTTGGTCAAATACTTCGATGAATACACGACCAATCGTTTTTCTTTTGGCTTCCGGATCGCTGATGCCGGTCAAAGCTCCGATGAACTGATCTTTGGCATCGACTCCTCGAACATTGAGTCCCATGTGTTTATACTGGTCAAGAACACTCTCGAACTCGTTCTTGCGGAGCAATCCGTTGTCGACGAATATACAGTACAGGTTCTCCCCGATGGCCTTATCGAGCAGCACGGCTGCCACGGTAGAATCTACTCCACCCGAGAGTCCGAGCACCACTTTATCGTTCCCCAATTGTTCTTTCAATTGAGCTACCGTGTCTTCGATAAAGCTGTTTGGGGTCCAATCGCGCGAAAATCGGCAAATATCGCCCACGAAGTTTTGAAGCAATGTCTTTCCGTCCGTACTGTGGTACACCTCGGGGTGGAATTGAATGGCGAAGGTATCTTCATTGGGAATGTGGTATCCGGCCACTTCAACGTCCGCTGTAGAGGCAATGATCTCGTAACCTTCGGGGAGTTGCTTGATGGTGTCGCCATGACTCATCCATACCTGCGAGCCAATATTCACCCCTTTGAACAAGGTGCTATCGTTATTGACAAAGCTCAAATTGGTGCGACCGTATTCCCTGACCTTCGAAGGCTCTACCGAACCACCGTTTGTGTGAGCCAACCACTGGGCACCGTAGCAAACACCGAGCAGCGGGAGCTTGCCTTTCATAGCTGACACATCGGGCTGTGGCGCATCTTCGGAATGAACCGAGAATGGGCTACCGCTTAGGATTACACCTTTTACGTTCTCGGTGATCTCCGGGAAGTCGTTGAATGGGTGGATTTCACAATAAACGTTGAGTTCGCGCACTCGGCGGGCAATGAGCTGC of Flavobacteriales bacterium contains these proteins:
- the guaA gene encoding glutamine-hydrolyzing GMP synthase, producing the protein MQEMILILDFGSQYTQLIARRVRELNVYCEIHPFNDFPEITENVKGVILSGSPFSVHSEDAPQPDVSAMKGKLPLLGVCYGAQWLAHTNGGSVEPSKVREYGRTNLSFVNNDSTLFKGVNIGSQVWMSHGDTIKQLPEGYEIIASTADVEVAGYHIPNEDTFAIQFHPEVYHSTDGKTLLQNFVGDICRFSRDWTPNSFIEDTVAQLKEQLGNDKVVLGLSGGVDSTVAAVLLDKAIGENLYCIFVDNGLLRKNEFESVLDQYKHMGLNVRGVDAKDQFIGALTGISDPEAKRKTIGRVFIEVFDQEAHKIENVKWLGQGTIYPDVIESVSVKGPSATIKSHHNVGGLPDFVKLKVVEPLNTLFKDEVRRVGRTLGINEELLGRHPFPGPGLAIRILGEITPEKVATLQEVDHIFISGLKNDGLYNDVWQAGAMLLSTVNSVGVMGDERTYENAVALRAVESTDGMTADWVHLPYEFLARISNQIINRVKGVNRVVYDISSKPPATIEWE